A part of Desulfobacterales bacterium genomic DNA contains:
- the ilvC gene encoding ketol-acid reductoisomerase, protein MATIDFGGVLEEVITAEEFPLDRAREVLKNETVAVLGYGVQGPGQSQNLRDNGINVIVGQREKSKSWDRAVADGFVPGKTLFPIEEAAKKGTVIQNLLSDAGQKATWPQIKKCLNKGDALYFSHGFSITYKDQTGIIPPDFVDVILVAPKGSGTTLRTNFLEGSGLNSSFAIHQDYTGKAKERTIALGIAIGSGYLFPTTFEKEVFSDLTGERGVLMGCLAGVMEAQYGLLRKHGHTPSEAFNETVEELTQSLILLVAENGMDWMYANCSATAQRGALDWAPKFRDAVAPVFNALYDRVASGAECKRVLEVNSAADYREKLQKELTTLRNSEMWRAGAAVRALRPENRKKY, encoded by the coding sequence ATGGCAACTATTGATTTTGGCGGCGTATTGGAAGAAGTCATCACAGCAGAGGAATTCCCCCTGGACCGTGCCCGGGAGGTATTGAAAAATGAAACGGTGGCGGTGCTGGGATATGGCGTCCAGGGTCCCGGGCAGTCTCAGAACCTGAGGGACAACGGCATTAACGTTATTGTGGGACAGCGCGAAAAAAGCAAATCCTGGGACCGTGCCGTGGCAGACGGCTTTGTGCCGGGCAAAACACTTTTTCCCATTGAAGAAGCCGCAAAAAAAGGAACGGTCATCCAAAACCTGCTGTCGGATGCCGGCCAGAAGGCCACCTGGCCGCAGATAAAAAAATGTCTGAATAAAGGGGATGCACTTTACTTTTCCCATGGGTTTTCAATTACGTACAAAGACCAGACCGGCATCATCCCGCCGGATTTTGTCGATGTCATCCTGGTCGCCCCCAAAGGTTCCGGAACCACCCTGCGCACAAACTTTTTGGAAGGCAGCGGTCTTAACTCCAGCTTTGCCATTCACCAGGATTATACCGGAAAGGCCAAGGAACGCACCATCGCCCTGGGGATCGCCATCGGGTCGGGATATCTGTTTCCAACGACATTTGAAAAAGAAGTCTTCAGCGACCTGACCGGAGAACGCGGTGTGTTGATGGGCTGTCTGGCGGGTGTGATGGAAGCCCAATACGGGCTGCTGCGCAAACACGGCCACACCCCCAGTGAAGCGTTTAATGAAACCGTGGAAGAGCTGACCCAGAGCCTGATCCTGCTGGTAGCGGAAAACGGTATGGACTGGATGTACGCAAACTGCAGCGCCACCGCCCAGCGGGGAGCGCTGGACTGGGCGCCGAAATTCCGGGATGCGGTGGCGCCGGTGTTCAATGCGCTCTATGATCGGGTCGCTTCAGGCGCCGAATGCAAACGGGTACTGGAAGTAAACAGCGCGGCCGATTACCGTGAAAAGCTGCAAAAGGAACTGACCACCTTAAGAAATTCCGAAATGTGGCGGGCCGGTGCTGCCGTGCGGGCCCTGCGGCCGGAAAATCGGAAGAAATACTAA
- the ilvN gene encoding acetolactate synthase small subunit, which produces MTAEKHVLSILVDNQPGVLSRIAGLFSGRGYNIESLCVAETTEPLVSRITIVTKANTLGIEQINKQLNKLINVIKVHELTGTAYVEREMALIKVKAKPENRAEILRIVDIFRCKVVDVGLEHYTIEITGDEGKLAAIMSLLKPIGIKEIAKTGIIALYREPK; this is translated from the coding sequence ATGACAGCAGAAAAACACGTGCTTTCAATTCTTGTGGACAATCAACCGGGCGTGCTTTCCAGAATCGCAGGACTCTTCAGCGGCCGAGGCTACAATATAGAGAGTCTCTGCGTAGCCGAAACCACGGAGCCTTTGGTGTCCCGGATCACGATAGTCACCAAAGCCAACACCCTGGGAATCGAGCAGATCAATAAGCAGCTCAATAAGCTGATCAATGTCATTAAGGTGCACGAACTCACCGGCACCGCGTATGTTGAAAGGGAAATGGCACTGATTAAAGTAAAAGCCAAACCCGAGAATCGCGCTGAAATTTTAAGGATCGTCGATATATTTCGATGCAAGGTGGTGGATGTGGGGCTGGAGCATTACACCATTGAGATAACCGGCGATGAAGGGAAACTGGCGGCGATAATGAGCCTGCTCAAGCCCATCGGGATAAAGGAAATCGCAAAAACAGGCATCATCGCACTGTACCGCGAACCCAAATAG